In one window of Desulforhabdus amnigena DNA:
- the drmD gene encoding DISARM system SNF2-like helicase DrmD: MPEKSRSDTNRYVWSRSVPDPGQLVEIRRRQWVVGDVEASAFSSTGNGKQHLVTLAALDEDSLGESLQVLWELEPGARVLERAGLPKITGWDETEKLEAFLDAVRWGAATNADRSFLQSPFRSGITIEDYQLDPLVRAIDMARVNLLIADDVGLGKTIEAGLVIQELLVRHRARSVMIVCPATLQVKWRMEMQEKFGLEFRIVDTDYVKTLRRERGIHANPWTSFPRLISSMDWIKSGEGLRLLKDILPPHVTYPRKFDILVVDEAHNVAPAAATRYALESQRTRLIRTLAPHFSHRLFLSATPHNGYQESFTSLLELLDDQRFARTVMPDERQLHRVMVRRMKSDIVDADGQPVFPVRRLQCLEIAYSDEERDIHRLLREFTATRANSVKGTRYEFGTDFVHMLLKKRLFSSPMAFAITLAKHRETLLRGRPRTATALDDRILRKAIVRSEEEYSDEAKAEEAHLEAVEVATEMAVALGETERAMLDRLTEWAEKHKNRVDAKAKAILHWLDTYLKPGGHWNEKRVILFTEYRATHVWLHQIFTANGYGGDRLAILHGSMRPDEREAVKAAFQANPDVAPVRILLATDAASEGIDLQNHCNYLIHVEIPWNPNVMEQRNGRIDRHGQRQKEVFIWHPVSQGFDPREVSRHRKVGEIEGDHEYLMRAVLKVDTIREDLGSVGPVIAKQIEEAMLGRRTGLDTGAAEAKAAKARRFVAAERKLQERIARLHEKLVEAKRDFRLDPENVHRAVEIALELAEKPPLKSVSLSGVPNGKAFEVPVLPGSWGRATVGLEHPHTGVRRPITFDHEVAKGRDDVVLVHLEHKLVQMSLRLLREEIWKLDDVKLLHRVTVRAVPDEELARPAVAIWSRLVVTGGGHHRLHEELTLSGGELEHKSFRRIAQVGKLEALVEKAEPVSPGDDLFAILKDRFERNEEAIRAAVEARSRERLKYLENTLNRRKESEIADLMAILDDLAKSIRKELSDSGPQFVQLTLWPEEERNQLKRDIEALKARLARIPEEKKSEAAAVESRYADPTARTFPVAVVFLVPRSSTGKVRPT, translated from the coding sequence ATGCCTGAGAAATCACGATCCGATACGAACAGATATGTATGGAGCCGTTCCGTCCCCGACCCCGGCCAACTCGTCGAAATCAGACGTCGTCAGTGGGTCGTGGGTGACGTCGAGGCATCTGCTTTCTCTTCGACGGGAAACGGGAAGCAACACCTCGTCACTCTGGCCGCCCTCGACGAAGACTCCCTCGGTGAAAGCCTCCAAGTCCTGTGGGAATTGGAACCGGGGGCTCGTGTGCTGGAAAGAGCGGGGCTACCGAAAATCACCGGTTGGGACGAAACGGAAAAACTGGAAGCGTTCCTCGACGCCGTTCGCTGGGGGGCCGCGACCAACGCGGACAGGTCCTTTCTGCAGTCACCGTTCCGAAGCGGGATCACCATCGAAGACTATCAACTCGATCCCCTCGTCCGCGCGATCGATATGGCTCGCGTCAATCTGTTGATTGCCGACGACGTCGGTTTGGGAAAGACCATCGAAGCGGGCTTGGTGATTCAGGAACTTCTGGTGCGCCACAGAGCGAGATCCGTCATGATCGTCTGCCCCGCGACTCTTCAGGTCAAATGGCGGATGGAGATGCAGGAGAAGTTCGGTCTCGAGTTCCGTATCGTAGATACCGATTACGTCAAGACGCTTCGTCGGGAACGGGGCATCCACGCCAATCCCTGGACGTCTTTCCCTCGACTGATTTCTTCGATGGACTGGATAAAATCCGGGGAAGGGCTGCGTCTGCTCAAGGACATTCTTCCTCCTCACGTGACCTATCCACGCAAGTTCGACATCCTCGTAGTGGACGAGGCCCACAACGTCGCGCCCGCGGCCGCGACCAGATACGCGCTGGAAAGCCAACGCACGCGATTGATCCGCACATTGGCTCCCCATTTTTCCCATCGCCTGTTTTTGAGCGCGACACCTCACAACGGATATCAGGAATCGTTCACCTCCCTTCTGGAGCTTCTCGACGACCAACGTTTCGCCCGGACGGTGATGCCGGACGAAAGGCAACTCCATCGGGTCATGGTAAGACGAATGAAGAGCGACATCGTCGACGCCGACGGTCAGCCGGTCTTCCCGGTCCGACGGCTCCAGTGCCTGGAAATCGCCTATTCGGATGAAGAACGGGATATCCATCGCTTGCTGCGCGAATTCACGGCCACGAGAGCCAACAGCGTCAAAGGAACACGGTACGAGTTCGGGACCGACTTCGTGCACATGCTGTTGAAAAAACGACTGTTTTCGTCTCCGATGGCTTTCGCCATCACCTTGGCGAAACACAGAGAGACGCTGCTACGAGGTCGCCCTCGGACCGCCACGGCATTGGACGATCGAATACTCCGCAAGGCGATCGTTCGAAGCGAGGAGGAGTACTCGGACGAAGCGAAGGCGGAAGAGGCCCATCTCGAAGCGGTCGAAGTGGCGACCGAAATGGCCGTAGCGCTCGGTGAAACGGAACGTGCCATGCTCGACCGCCTCACCGAATGGGCCGAAAAACACAAGAACCGGGTGGACGCGAAGGCCAAGGCCATCCTCCACTGGCTCGATACCTATCTGAAACCTGGCGGACACTGGAACGAAAAGAGAGTCATCCTCTTCACCGAATACCGCGCCACCCATGTCTGGCTCCATCAGATTTTCACGGCCAACGGGTACGGAGGGGATCGTCTCGCCATCCTGCACGGAAGCATGCGCCCCGACGAACGCGAAGCCGTCAAGGCGGCCTTTCAGGCGAATCCGGACGTAGCCCCGGTTCGGATTCTGTTGGCGACCGACGCCGCTTCGGAAGGAATCGATCTTCAAAATCATTGCAACTACCTGATCCATGTCGAAATTCCTTGGAATCCCAACGTCATGGAGCAGCGTAACGGCAGGATCGACCGTCACGGCCAGAGGCAGAAGGAAGTCTTCATCTGGCACCCGGTGAGCCAAGGATTCGATCCTCGTGAAGTATCCAGACACCGGAAGGTCGGCGAAATCGAAGGGGATCACGAGTACCTCATGAGGGCGGTCCTCAAGGTGGACACGATCCGGGAGGATCTGGGCAGCGTAGGCCCCGTCATCGCCAAACAGATAGAAGAGGCCATGCTCGGAAGACGGACCGGTTTGGACACCGGTGCAGCCGAGGCCAAAGCGGCGAAAGCGCGTCGGTTCGTCGCTGCCGAGCGCAAGCTGCAGGAGAGAATCGCACGTCTACACGAGAAACTCGTGGAGGCGAAGAGAGATTTTCGTCTCGATCCGGAAAACGTGCACCGTGCGGTCGAAATCGCCCTCGAACTCGCCGAGAAGCCGCCGCTGAAATCGGTTTCGTTGTCTGGCGTTCCGAATGGCAAGGCGTTCGAAGTGCCGGTGTTGCCCGGTTCGTGGGGACGGGCGACCGTCGGACTCGAACATCCACACACGGGAGTACGACGCCCCATCACCTTCGATCACGAAGTGGCGAAGGGACGTGACGACGTGGTTCTGGTCCACCTCGAACACAAGCTGGTCCAGATGAGCCTCCGCCTGCTGCGCGAGGAAATATGGAAGCTGGACGACGTCAAGTTGCTACATCGAGTCACCGTTCGAGCGGTTCCCGACGAGGAACTCGCTCGGCCTGCAGTGGCCATCTGGTCGCGCCTGGTAGTTACGGGCGGCGGGCATCATCGGCTCCACGAGGAATTGACTCTCTCCGGCGGCGAACTGGAACACAAGTCTTTCAGAAGGATCGCTCAGGTGGGCAAACTCGAAGCGCTCGTCGAAAAAGCAGAGCCGGTTTCTCCCGGCGACGATCTCTTCGCGATCCTCAAGGACCGATTCGAAAGAAACGAGGAAGCGATCCGGGCAGCCGTGGAGGCGCGCTCTCGCGAGCGGTTGAAGTACCTGGAGAACACGTTGAATCGCCGCAAAGAAAGCGAGATCGCCGATCTCATGGCCATCCTCGACGATCTGGCAAAAAGCATCCGGAAAGAACTATCCGACTCGGGACCGCAATTCGTTCAATTGACGCTCTGGCCCGAGGAAGAACGCAACCAGTTGAAGAGGGATATCGAGGCGTTGAAAGCCAGGCTCGCCCGTATCCCCGAAGAGAAGAAAAGCGAGGCTGCCGCCGTCGAAAGCCGCTATGCCGACCCCACTGCCAGAACGTTCCCCGTGGCGGTCGTTTTCCTCGTTCCTCGCTCCTCGACCGGAAAGGTACGACCGACATGA
- a CDS encoding gamma-glutamylcyclotransferase family protein, with amino-acid sequence MTDTPMNPMNQAMNPTEPLKPNTNGILRLFVYGTLKRGFWNHDRFCRGVLAIEDALVRGRLFETSSGIPVLEVPEEDILAVGTTNPLADVATCLRAETHRQVQARVVARMSNPDPTPDRLPKKGTGAPWGPVYGELLTFDDPENRLPAIDRLEGFHPGGPCLYRRLLVSVRAKETVLPAWLYVGFPSKERGLQPLGSSQWPRNG; translated from the coding sequence ATGACAGACACTCCAATGAACCCCATGAACCAGGCAATGAACCCAACAGAACCCTTGAAGCCGAACACAAACGGAATACTGAGACTCTTCGTCTACGGCACCCTGAAGCGCGGTTTCTGGAACCACGACCGCTTCTGCCGGGGCGTCCTGGCCATTGAGGACGCTCTGGTCCGCGGCCGCCTCTTCGAGACATCCTCCGGAATCCCCGTCCTGGAGGTCCCGGAGGAGGACATCCTTGCCGTCGGGACCACCAATCCACTCGCCGACGTGGCCACCTGTCTGCGTGCTGAAACGCACAGGCAGGTACAAGCGCGCGTCGTGGCTCGCATGTCCAATCCCGACCCAACCCCCGACCGGCTCCCGAAGAAGGGCACAGGCGCGCCCTGGGGCCCCGTGTATGGGGAGCTTCTGACCTTCGACGATCCCGAAAACCGCCTTCCGGCCATCGACCGGCTGGAGGGGTTTCACCCCGGCGGCCCCTGCCTCTACCGCCGCCTCCTGGTCTCCGTCCGGGCAAAGGAAACCGTGCTCCCGGCCTGGCTCTACGTCGGCTTCCCTTCGAAAGAGAGGGGACTGCAACCGTTAGGGTCCTCACAATGGCCCCGGAACGGGTAA
- a CDS encoding class II glutamine amidotransferase, translating to MCGLAGVIFGNKRRRAEEREYLAWLFTRLLLLSEERGPHATGAAWLDTDGGHRLFKRPVTAERFVTDKAFAELLAGINNRATLLLGHTRWRTRGDERVNSNNHPIRAGEVIGTHNGTIYNADYLFRRWKMRRFAEVDSEILFRLAANAARDGAMDIERFKARLRRCRGQITAVIACRTDPQTVIVLKGNRPLELRWHPRRKAVLYASDPAYLDAVLAEEKGWREIAVPPMSLVVFRREDLAGYSVEPFEFVAQERKGAEP from the coding sequence ATGTGCGGGCTCGCGGGAGTCATCTTCGGAAATAAGCGGCGACGCGCCGAGGAGCGGGAGTATCTCGCCTGGCTCTTCACCCGCCTGCTGCTGCTGAGCGAGGAGCGCGGACCACACGCCACCGGCGCGGCATGGCTCGACACCGACGGCGGACACCGGCTCTTCAAGCGGCCGGTGACGGCCGAGCGGTTCGTCACGGACAAGGCCTTCGCCGAACTCCTGGCCGGCATAAACAACCGCGCCACGCTTCTGCTCGGCCATACCCGGTGGCGCACCCGAGGGGACGAGCGGGTCAACAGCAACAACCACCCGATCCGCGCCGGGGAGGTGATCGGCACCCACAACGGCACCATCTACAACGCCGACTACCTGTTCCGGCGCTGGAAGATGCGGCGCTTCGCCGAGGTGGACAGCGAGATTCTGTTCCGCCTGGCCGCGAACGCCGCCCGGGACGGGGCCATGGATATCGAGCGGTTCAAAGCCCGGCTCCGACGCTGTCGGGGTCAGATCACCGCCGTCATCGCCTGCCGGACCGATCCGCAAACCGTCATCGTGCTCAAGGGCAACCGACCGCTGGAACTACGCTGGCATCCCCGCCGCAAAGCGGTTCTCTACGCTTCGGACCCCGCATACCTCGACGCCGTGCTGGCGGAGGAAAAAGGCTGGCGTGAGATTGCGGTCCCGCCCATGAGCCTGGTGGTGTTCCGGCGCGAGGACCTGGCCGGGTACTCGGTGGAACCGTTCGAGTTCGTCGCCCAGGAGAGAAAGGGCGCGGAACCATGA
- a CDS encoding DUF5049 domain-containing protein, whose amino-acid sequence MRVLIRNTALNGQPLEGDGEIFTGATVTDVVLAMKGASLFSDQRDLEDYIDMVLRNAKMLSGVELAVRGDTPEEKAASFLDALIKHGLAEVQDDKPARIPIPALVWQGIDAVRLSGQTNMLDRPVVARLAGELGYPDAASWIEEHPKEYAEGVFRGFIVDPQGGKS is encoded by the coding sequence ATGAGAGTGCTGATTCGAAACACCGCCCTCAATGGTCAGCCGCTGGAAGGCGACGGCGAAATCTTCACCGGGGCGACGGTGACCGACGTGGTCCTGGCCATGAAAGGAGCCTCGCTCTTTTCCGACCAGCGGGACCTCGAGGATTACATCGACATGGTCTTGCGCAACGCCAAGATGCTGTCCGGCGTCGAGCTGGCGGTCCGGGGCGACACGCCGGAGGAAAAGGCCGCATCCTTCCTGGATGCCCTGATCAAACACGGCCTTGCCGAGGTGCAGGACGACAAACCCGCGCGGATACCGATTCCCGCCCTGGTCTGGCAGGGCATCGACGCGGTCCGGCTCTCGGGGCAGACCAACATGCTCGACCGGCCGGTCGTCGCCCGGCTGGCCGGGGAGCTCGGATATCCCGATGCCGCGAGCTGGATCGAGGAGCATCCGAAGGAATACGCCGAGGGCGTCTTCCGCGGGTTCATCGTCGATCCGCAGGGAGGGAAATCCTGA
- a CDS encoding DNA cytosine methyltransferase, giving the protein MERIERIQIGKRAKRKVYAVDLFCGAGGLTYGLEKAGIDVRLGVDIDPACEYPFSANNAAKFLLKSVEDLKAEDLERVFPKNGIRLLAGCAPCQTFSTYNQKATPDDKRWWLLLQFARLVEEISPELVTMENVPRLQDQGVFEEFLGTLQNAKYHVHIDIVNCEEYGIPQHRQRLVLLASKLGPIRLLSPGEFGAERTTVRENIADLPPIRAGEMEETDPLHQASILSDLNRKRIEASKPGGTWRDWQKTLVADCHKKKTGKTYPSVYGRMCWDEPAPTITTQFFGFGNGRFGHPDQNRAISLREGAILQSFPKDYEFVPPGQPIYKKTVGRLIGNAVPPRLGEVIGLSIIRHVDTWMKNRRRTSAGASANA; this is encoded by the coding sequence ATGGAACGGATCGAACGGATACAGATAGGGAAACGAGCGAAGCGCAAAGTCTACGCCGTGGACCTATTCTGCGGTGCCGGCGGGCTTACGTACGGACTCGAGAAAGCGGGCATCGACGTCCGCCTTGGGGTCGATATCGATCCTGCCTGCGAGTATCCCTTCTCTGCGAACAACGCCGCCAAGTTTCTTCTAAAATCCGTCGAAGACCTCAAGGCGGAAGACCTCGAACGGGTATTTCCTAAAAACGGTATCCGTCTGTTGGCCGGATGCGCTCCCTGTCAAACATTTTCCACCTACAATCAGAAGGCGACCCCGGACGACAAACGGTGGTGGCTTCTCTTGCAGTTCGCGAGGCTCGTCGAGGAAATATCTCCCGAACTCGTCACGATGGAAAACGTTCCACGACTTCAGGATCAAGGCGTCTTCGAGGAGTTTCTCGGGACCCTCCAAAACGCCAAATATCACGTCCACATCGATATCGTGAATTGCGAAGAGTACGGGATACCCCAGCACCGCCAGAGGCTCGTTCTCCTGGCTTCGAAGCTCGGTCCCATTCGTTTGCTGTCGCCTGGGGAATTCGGTGCCGAGCGCACCACGGTTAGAGAAAACATCGCCGACTTACCGCCAATACGAGCGGGCGAGATGGAGGAGACAGATCCATTGCATCAAGCCTCTATCCTTTCGGACCTGAACAGGAAGAGGATCGAGGCATCGAAACCCGGAGGAACTTGGCGAGACTGGCAAAAGACGCTGGTCGCCGACTGTCACAAGAAGAAAACCGGCAAGACCTACCCGAGCGTCTACGGTCGCATGTGCTGGGACGAACCGGCTCCCACGATTACCACTCAGTTCTTCGGATTCGGTAACGGACGTTTCGGACATCCAGATCAAAATCGTGCGATCTCGTTGCGTGAAGGAGCGATTCTGCAGAGCTTCCCGAAAGATTACGAGTTCGTCCCTCCGGGGCAACCCATATACAAAAAAACGGTCGGAAGGTTGATCGGCAATGCCGTGCCGCCGAGACTCGGAGAAGTGATCGGACTGAGCATAATCCGCCATGTCGATACGTGGATGAAAAATCGAAGGAGAACCAGTGCAGGAGCGAGCGCGAATGCCTGA
- a CDS encoding helix-turn-helix domain-containing protein, with protein sequence MTEIEDRWLSVEEISKYLGVSNDTVYRWIDKHRMPAHRMGRLWKFKKDEIDEWVKAGGASSHDQRTE encoded by the coding sequence ATGACCGAGATCGAAGACCGATGGCTGTCGGTGGAAGAGATATCCAAATACCTCGGTGTCAGCAACGACACGGTGTACCGATGGATCGACAAGCACCGGATGCCCGCTCACCGGATGGGTCGACTTTGGAAATTCAAAAAAGACGAAATCGATGAGTGGGTAAAGGCCGGAGGTGCCTCCTCACACGACCAGAGGACAGAGTAG
- a CDS encoding amidoligase family protein: MDLRWINFGIEIETVKRTRERVAQAIQSVVGGQVRHIGSPGSFDPWEVTDEHGRVWKVVSDGSLINVPVHLRAEVVSPVLSYEDIPVLQEVVRALRACGAKVDDRCGIHVHVDATAFDGRTLGNLAKIVYKQEALILTALGVNETRRRNYSKPVSDDLIAQIERRRPRTRDQLNHIWYGYHNRQPQHYDSTRYHGVNLHNVWYRGTVEFRWFEGTLHAGKVKAYVQLVLAVAAKALNGRAASSRKRSFDPQSARYDFRVFLLHLGLIGDEFKTARKHLIAALPGDSAFKRGRAKPDNTLSAIQNPQSAIETRPPAFSGDETIGTQGGAS; this comes from the coding sequence ATGGACTTACGCTGGATCAACTTCGGAATCGAGATCGAGACAGTCAAGCGGACGCGCGAGCGGGTCGCCCAGGCGATCCAGTCGGTGGTGGGCGGCCAAGTCCGCCACATCGGCAGCCCAGGGAGTTTCGACCCCTGGGAGGTCACCGACGAGCATGGACGGGTTTGGAAAGTAGTATCCGACGGCTCGCTCATCAATGTGCCGGTCCACCTGCGGGCCGAGGTGGTGAGCCCCGTCCTGTCTTACGAGGACATCCCCGTCCTCCAGGAGGTCGTCCGGGCGCTGCGGGCCTGCGGAGCCAAGGTGGACGACCGTTGCGGCATCCACGTCCACGTCGACGCCACGGCCTTTGACGGCCGGACCCTCGGCAACCTCGCCAAGATCGTCTACAAACAGGAAGCGCTCATTCTCACCGCCCTGGGCGTGAACGAGACACGCCGCCGCAACTACAGCAAACCGGTGAGCGACGATCTCATCGCACAGATCGAGCGCCGCCGTCCCAGGACCAGGGACCAGCTCAACCACATTTGGTACGGCTACCACAACCGGCAGCCCCAGCACTACGACAGCACCCGCTACCACGGGGTGAACCTGCACAACGTCTGGTACCGCGGCACGGTCGAGTTCCGCTGGTTCGAGGGGACGCTCCACGCGGGCAAGGTGAAAGCCTACGTCCAACTGGTCCTCGCCGTGGCGGCCAAGGCGCTCAACGGCCGTGCCGCATCGAGCCGCAAGAGGTCCTTCGATCCGCAGAGCGCCCGGTACGACTTCCGGGTCTTCCTGCTCCACCTGGGGCTCATCGGCGACGAGTTCAAGACAGCGCGCAAGCATCTGATCGCCGCCCTGCCGGGCGACTCGGCCTTCAAGCGCGGCAGGGCAAAGCCGGACAACACCTTATCCGCAATCCAAAATCCGCAATCCGCAATCGAAACCCGGCCTCCGGCGTTTTCGGGGGACGAGACCATCGGGACGCAAGGAGGCGCGTCATGA